A region of the Prevotella melaninogenica genome:
AAGGATATGCTTGCCCTCACGAAGAAGATGGTTAATTACATTTTCTGAATCAACAAACTTAAACTCCTTCATGTATGCAATACCTTCCATCCAAACCTTCTCAGTCTCTTCCAAGCCTTCAAAGTCTGTCCAGCCAAGTGCTGCAAGCATCTTCATGTGTCGCTCCTTATGCGCAGCATACTTACGCTCGAAATCGCAGAGGATATCACCTACACGTAAACCATTACGGCTAATCTTATCAGTGTAAGTAGGTCCAATTCCCTTACCTGTAGTTCCAACTTTATCTTTACCTTTTGCAGCCTCGTAAGCACGGTCAAGAATACGATGTGTTGGCATGATAAGGTGTGCCTTCTTTGAGATATGAAGACGCTCCTTTAATGGGTGTCCACTCTTCTCAAGGTCTTTTGCTTCACCCATAAAGAGGTCTGGAGCTAAAACAACTCCATTACCAATAATGTTTACTTTGCCACCTTGGAAGATGCCTGATGGTATAGAACGTAGTACGTACTTCTGTCCTTCGAACTCAAGAGTGTGTCCTGCGTTCGGACCTCCTTGGAAACGAGCTACTACATCGTAGCGTGGTGTAAGCACGTCTACAACCTTACCTTTTCCTTCATCACCCCATTGGAGACCCAACAGGACGTCTACTTTACCTGTGTTCATTTGTTTTTATGTGAGTTTTTAACTTGTTTCTGTGTAAGAAACTTGCTTCTCTGACGCGACAAGGCTGCCTGACAGCGTGAGCATATTCCATATATATATAAGGAGAATCCGTCTCGGCGGAAGCGATGGAACTTTGTGTTCTTGATAGC
Encoded here:
- a CDS encoding adenylosuccinate synthase, with the protein product MNTGKVDVLLGLQWGDEGKGKVVDVLTPRYDVVARFQGGPNAGHTLEFEGQKYVLRSIPSGIFQGGKVNIIGNGVVLAPDLFMGEAKDLEKSGHPLKERLHISKKAHLIMPTHRILDRAYEAAKGKDKVGTTGKGIGPTYTDKISRNGLRVGDILCDFERKYAAHKERHMKMLAALGWTDFEGLEETEKVWMEGIAYMKEFKFVDSENVINHLLREGKHILCEGAQGTMLDVDFGSYPFVTSSNTVCAGACTGLGIGPNKVGNVYGIMKAYCTRVGAGPFPTELFDETGKNIRDLGHEYGAVTGRERRCGWIDLVQLRYSVMVNGVTELIMMKSDVLDSFETIKACIAYELPDGTETKDFPYEIDNVKPIYKDFRGWKKDMTKCKSQDEFPEEFREYVSFLENYLETRIGVISVGPDREQTIVL